In a genomic window of Gloeocapsopsis dulcis:
- a CDS encoding tRNA (5-methylaminomethyl-2-thiouridine)(34)-methyltransferase MnmD, producing the protein MPDAEFVPQPTADGSFTFFSQEFDEAFHSQYGARQEAEKKFVEPTQLRQKAQQPRLRLLDICYGLGYNTAAALATIWQVNPSCLVEVIALESNPGVPQSAIAHKLLQSWCEPVPQLLSQLATEHQVQTNNLKATLIIGDARKTIQKLHQLEFQAEAIFLDPFSPPHCPQLWTVEFLQQVASCLASHGRLATYSCAAAVRTALIQAGLKIGSTPPVGRRSPGTVAAWEPIVPALSPEEQEHLLTRAAIPYRDPQLRDAASVVLQRRQQEQNASSLMSTSQWRKHHRKN; encoded by the coding sequence ATGCCAGACGCAGAATTTGTTCCTCAACCCACAGCCGATGGCTCATTTACATTTTTTTCTCAAGAATTTGATGAAGCGTTTCATAGTCAATACGGGGCGCGACAAGAAGCCGAAAAAAAGTTTGTTGAACCGACACAACTTCGACAAAAAGCACAGCAACCCCGACTACGGTTATTAGATATTTGCTATGGTTTGGGCTATAACACTGCAGCTGCTTTAGCAACAATTTGGCAAGTTAATCCTAGTTGCTTAGTCGAGGTCATCGCACTAGAGTCTAATCCTGGTGTACCACAATCGGCGATCGCTCACAAACTACTGCAATCGTGGTGTGAACCTGTACCGCAACTCCTCAGCCAATTAGCAACCGAACATCAAGTACAAACGAACAATCTTAAAGCCACATTAATTATCGGTGATGCCAGAAAGACAATTCAAAAATTACATCAATTAGAGTTTCAAGCTGAGGCAATTTTTCTCGATCCCTTCTCACCACCGCATTGCCCGCAACTATGGACAGTAGAATTTCTCCAGCAGGTTGCTTCATGTTTAGCCTCTCATGGGCGGTTAGCGACTTATTCGTGTGCAGCTGCGGTACGAACAGCGTTAATTCAAGCTGGGCTAAAAATTGGTTCGACACCACCAGTTGGTAGGCGATCGCCAGGTACAGTAGCGGCTTGGGAACCCATAGTACCTGCATTATCACCAGAAGAACAAGAGCATCTTCTCACTCGTGCTGCAATTCCCTACCGCGATCCGCAACTCAGAGATGCAGCAAGTGTCGTTTTGCAAAGACGTCAGCAAGAGCAAAACGCTAGCTCGTTGATGTCAACATCACAGTGGAGAAAACATCATAGAAAAAACTAG
- a CDS encoding tyrosinase family protein, producing the protein MASSLSRREVLRLLSFLSAGAAGVGSVPFISSLANQANAQTSSVYVRENIATFMRSPAKIAALRRGVRVMLSRSSADPRSWIYQANMHGIPSNESRRLAAWGTCSHGSFFFFPWHRMYLYYFERILRQASGDPTLALPYWNYSDFPDQRSLPEPFRNRLLPDDSTNSLYVEQRAPGINQGTTALASAEVSYSAAFQRTNFFHTSSGQQSFGGLRVTGSTHRGSGGGLLEGRPHNQVHTVVGGSSGWMRQVEMAARDPIFWLHHSNIDRLWGRWLSLEGGRANPLNDSDWINDRFTFFDENGRQVTMRGRDIINTVQQLNYRYDDAPMGNQMLVSGMSSAEPSSQATTATPQLLATTPMNNQQMLVELRETPVTLTLRFPESQGYRVFSARASAVSSLTLNVEKVEYNPRNSIPYEIYINLPQGVPPNRNSPYYVGRLALFAHPQKATFRLDISEAVNELQRRNLITGDSISVTFVPPAEEVNVLQRADRSRQLPGVVRFERVTITTLN; encoded by the coding sequence ATGGCTTCTAGTCTTTCTCGGCGTGAAGTTTTAAGACTGCTCAGCTTTTTATCGGCTGGAGCGGCTGGTGTGGGGAGCGTGCCATTTATTAGCAGTCTTGCTAATCAAGCCAATGCACAAACAAGTAGTGTTTACGTTCGGGAGAATATAGCCACGTTCATGCGATCGCCTGCGAAAATTGCGGCTTTAAGGAGAGGAGTCCGAGTGATGCTGTCTCGGTCTAGTGCCGACCCGAGGAGTTGGATTTACCAAGCTAATATGCATGGCATTCCTAGCAACGAGTCACGAAGATTGGCAGCATGGGGTACTTGCAGTCATGGAAGTTTCTTCTTCTTCCCCTGGCACCGCATGTACTTATACTACTTTGAGCGAATTCTGCGTCAAGCATCTGGCGATCCTACTCTGGCACTTCCTTACTGGAACTATTCAGATTTCCCCGATCAGCGTTCTTTACCAGAGCCATTTCGCAATCGGCTACTACCTGATGACTCCACCAATTCCCTTTATGTAGAACAGCGCGCTCCTGGTATTAATCAAGGTACGACTGCATTAGCATCAGCTGAAGTGAGTTATAGTGCAGCTTTTCAACGCACAAACTTTTTTCATACAAGTTCTGGACAGCAAAGCTTTGGCGGTCTCAGAGTAACAGGCTCGACTCATCGCGGTTCTGGTGGAGGACTTTTAGAAGGACGACCACACAACCAAGTTCATACAGTGGTAGGTGGTAGCAGTGGCTGGATGCGCCAGGTAGAAATGGCTGCCCGCGATCCGATTTTTTGGCTCCATCATTCAAACATCGACCGTCTTTGGGGGCGGTGGCTTTCATTGGAAGGTGGCAGGGCAAATCCTCTCAATGATAGTGACTGGATAAACGATCGCTTTACATTTTTTGATGAAAATGGCAGACAAGTAACGATGCGTGGTAGAGACATCATCAACACAGTGCAGCAACTAAACTATAGATATGACGATGCCCCAATGGGAAATCAAATGCTGGTGAGTGGAATGAGCAGTGCTGAACCTTCTTCACAAGCAACAACTGCGACTCCTCAACTGTTAGCTACAACACCTATGAACAATCAGCAAATGTTAGTAGAACTCAGAGAGACTCCAGTAACTCTTACTTTGCGATTTCCAGAGTCACAAGGATATAGAGTGTTCAGTGCTAGAGCCTCAGCAGTCAGTTCCCTCACACTTAATGTGGAGAAAGTTGAATACAATCCTAGAAATTCAATTCCCTACGAGATTTACATTAACTTGCCTCAAGGAGTTCCTCCAAACCGTAACAGTCCTTACTACGTAGGTAGATTAGCACTCTTTGCGCATCCCCAAAAGGCTACCTTTAGACTTGATATTAGTGAAGCGGTGAACGAATTACAGCGACGTAATCTCATAACTGGAGATTCTATCTCAGTCACTTTTGTCCCACCTGCTGAGGAGGTTAATGTATTGCAAAGGGCAGATCGCTCTAGACAATTGCCAGGAGTAGTTCGCTTTGAACGAGTTACCATCACCACCCTGAACTGA
- a CDS encoding sulfurtransferase: MTNFQSVVSAKWLFEHLADAQVAIADCRFSLADPQFGRQQYHKSHIPGAFYLDLNQDLSSPVAQHGGRHPLPDADKLAHKLLQTGITSQTLVVAYDDSRFAFAARLWWLLRYLGHTQVVVLDGGFRGWLASGYPVTSAIPEPKLGDFVPQVHADKVVDITTVEAHNDLPDVILVDSRESDRYLGEREPIDPIAGHIPGAVNYPWQEVTDAQGYLRSPTAQQQRWKKLQEAEEIIVYCGSGVTACVNLLSLELAGIDTGKLYAGSWSDWCSYQNLPNSTV, translated from the coding sequence ATGACTAACTTTCAATCAGTAGTTTCTGCTAAATGGTTGTTTGAGCACTTGGCAGATGCCCAAGTAGCGATCGCCGATTGTCGTTTTTCACTTGCAGATCCTCAATTCGGTCGTCAACAATATCACAAAAGCCACATTCCAGGAGCTTTTTACCTAGATTTAAACCAAGATCTTTCTAGCCCCGTAGCGCAACACGGCGGACGTCATCCATTACCTGATGCAGATAAGTTAGCGCACAAGTTATTGCAGACGGGCATAACTTCACAAACACTTGTTGTTGCCTATGATGACTCACGCTTTGCTTTTGCAGCGCGGTTGTGGTGGCTGCTACGTTACTTAGGACACACTCAAGTAGTAGTTTTAGATGGTGGATTCAGGGGCTGGTTAGCAAGTGGTTATCCTGTTACTAGTGCAATTCCTGAACCAAAACTAGGTGATTTTGTGCCGCAAGTACACGCTGATAAAGTAGTAGATATCACAACAGTTGAAGCCCACAATGATCTTCCTGATGTCATTCTCGTCGATTCCCGCGAAAGCGATCGCTATTTGGGAGAACGCGAACCAATTGATCCAATTGCAGGTCATATTCCTGGCGCGGTAAATTATCCTTGGCAAGAGGTTACTGACGCTCAAGGTTACTTGCGATCGCCTACTGCACAACAACAGCGTTGGAAAAAATTACAGGAAGCTGAAGAAATTATCGTTTATTGCGGTTCTGGTGTTACCGCCTGTGTTAATTTACTGTCTCTAGAGTTAGCTGGTATTGACACCGGAAAGCTTTATGCAGGTAGCTGGAGCGATTGGTGTTCTTATCAAAATTTACCCAACTCAACCGTATAA
- a CDS encoding transglutaminase TgpA family protein: MRQRNRIKASLPLSGWNRWRQHRSIEAITEVEESRLLRSLVQALVIVGIIATDIAAETQFSLWAVPLSVVGGIWAWHRRHDRNIPTKFCIAIAMLAALAAFFGRLLGELNDTRVLLAELLIQLQVFHSFDLPRRKDLGYSIVIGLILLAVAGTLSQTLAFAPMLLLFLAIALPVLVLDYRSRLGIEGREVLAKRDEVRGEGQGIKKISFVTFKSIGILFLVTVGLGLTIFAVLPRFPGYQLRTFPVSAPIDIKDNFDGRSIINPGYVREGSGGGTSGGSGTDAQAGTGVNETFYYGFNSEINQNLRGEMKPKVVMRVRSQAEGFWRVLGFDRYTGKGWEISRNEQVVNHKRPSWSYQIFLSPPAISGETREVVQTYTVVSELPNLIPALAYPKQIFFPAPEIAVDPEGGLRSPVGLSKDLTYTVISQVPYRDRTLLGQAATNYPQNIRNYYLQVPPEIAAQVRQHTQEILANYNQQRVGQSEKTLTSPYEQALYLAQYLKQNYTFPENPLDLPYIAENEDLVEAFLFKHKGGYPDHFSSVLTIMLRSIGIPARLTVGFSPGEFNPFTGLYIVRNTDAYALTEVYFPEYGWFAFDPIPGHPLIPPSIEEAQTFSVLQRFWQWVAGWLPSPVSGFLNTLFAAVFDWITAAIAWFIALFSQGWLGVLTSLIIATGISFLSWLGWQQWQIWRRKRALFKLHPIERLYQQMLDWAATQGFRKHPAQTPLEYARISHQYYPSTVAKVIEEICQAYMSWRYGGQLPDVEELKIQWQTLKKHQLSGRKLSKEVTNQRCNP, translated from the coding sequence ATGCGTCAGCGAAATCGAATAAAAGCATCGCTACCGCTATCTGGTTGGAATCGGTGGCGACAGCATAGATCCATAGAAGCAATTACCGAAGTAGAAGAATCGCGACTACTGCGATCGCTTGTCCAAGCATTAGTCATCGTCGGAATTATCGCAACAGATATCGCAGCGGAAACACAGTTTAGCTTGTGGGCTGTACCCTTGAGTGTTGTTGGGGGAATTTGGGCTTGGCATCGCCGTCACGATCGCAACATTCCTACCAAGTTTTGCATTGCGATCGCGATGTTAGCAGCACTTGCCGCATTTTTTGGACGCTTATTAGGTGAATTAAACGATACTAGGGTACTTCTAGCTGAACTTTTAATTCAACTTCAGGTATTTCATAGCTTTGATTTACCCCGTCGTAAAGACTTAGGCTATTCGATTGTCATTGGGTTAATTTTACTTGCGGTTGCTGGAACGCTGAGTCAGACTTTAGCGTTTGCACCAATGTTACTGCTCTTTTTAGCGATCGCCTTACCAGTATTAGTTCTAGATTACCGTTCGCGATTGGGAATTGAGGGGCGAGAGGTGTTAGCGAAGCGGGACGAAGTCCGGGGTGAGGGGCAAGGAATCAAAAAAATATCATTCGTCACGTTCAAAAGTATAGGAATACTATTTCTAGTAACTGTGGGGTTGGGATTAACGATTTTTGCGGTTTTACCTCGGTTTCCAGGTTATCAACTGCGGACATTTCCAGTGAGTGCGCCGATTGACATTAAGGATAACTTTGATGGGCGTAGTATTATCAATCCAGGTTATGTACGTGAGGGAAGCGGTGGTGGAACAAGTGGTGGTAGCGGTACCGATGCCCAAGCGGGAACAGGTGTAAACGAAACTTTTTACTACGGGTTTAATAGCGAAATCAATCAAAACTTACGTGGCGAGATGAAGCCCAAAGTTGTGATGCGGGTGCGATCGCAAGCTGAAGGATTTTGGCGTGTATTAGGCTTTGATCGTTATACAGGCAAGGGTTGGGAAATTTCGCGTAACGAACAGGTTGTTAACCACAAGCGTCCAAGTTGGTCATATCAGATTTTTCTTTCACCACCTGCAATTAGTGGAGAGACGCGAGAAGTTGTACAGACGTATACAGTAGTCTCTGAATTACCAAACTTAATTCCGGCGTTAGCTTACCCCAAGCAAATTTTCTTTCCCGCACCCGAAATTGCGGTCGATCCTGAAGGTGGTTTGCGATCGCCTGTGGGATTATCAAAAGATTTAACGTACACTGTGATTTCGCAAGTTCCTTACCGCGATCGCACTTTATTGGGACAAGCTGCAACCAATTACCCCCAAAATATCCGTAACTATTATTTACAAGTTCCGCCCGAAATTGCCGCACAGGTACGGCAACACACTCAAGAAATCTTAGCGAACTACAACCAACAACGAGTAGGACAATCAGAAAAAACGCTAACATCTCCTTACGAGCAAGCTTTATATCTTGCGCAGTATCTCAAGCAAAACTACACTTTTCCAGAAAATCCGCTAGATCTCCCTTATATAGCAGAAAACGAAGATTTAGTCGAGGCTTTCCTCTTTAAACACAAAGGTGGTTATCCCGATCACTTTTCTAGTGTGTTAACAATCATGTTGCGTTCGATTGGAATTCCAGCGCGACTAACCGTAGGCTTTAGTCCTGGTGAATTTAATCCGTTTACAGGTTTATACATTGTGCGTAATACAGATGCGTATGCGTTGACAGAAGTGTATTTTCCTGAATACGGTTGGTTTGCTTTCGATCCGATTCCTGGACACCCGTTAATTCCTCCTTCAATAGAAGAGGCTCAAACATTTAGCGTTTTACAAAGATTTTGGCAATGGGTTGCGGGGTGGTTGCCAAGTCCAGTTTCGGGTTTTCTCAATACGCTATTTGCGGCAGTATTTGATTGGATAACCGCAGCGATCGCTTGGTTTATTGCTTTATTTTCTCAAGGCTGGTTAGGTGTCTTAACAAGTTTAATTATTGCTACTGGAATCAGTTTTTTGAGTTGGCTAGGCTGGCAACAATGGCAAATTTGGCGCAGAAAACGAGCTTTATTTAAGTTACACCCAATAGAGCGTTTATATCAACAAATGCTTGACTGGGCAGCAACACAAGGCTTTCGTAAGCATCCTGCCCAAACACCACTAGAATATGCTCGGATATCTCATCAGTATTATCCTTCAACTGTTGCTAAAGTCATCGAGGAAATTTGCCAAGCTTACATGAGTTGGCGGTATGGCGGACAATTACCCGATGTCGAAGAACTAAAAATTCAGTGGCAAACTTTGAAAAAACATCAATTATCTGGTAGAAAACTATCTAAAGAGGTTACAAACCAACGATGTAACCCCTAA
- a CDS encoding calcium-binding protein gives MAIIQGTARNDNLKGTSKNDQIYGYAGNDTLDGGAGIDTLIGGTGNDVYIVDSRTDVIIENANGGYNTVQSSVSYRLGSNLEKLVLTGSGNIDGRGNELNNLIIGNRGRNVLNGGAGNDTLDGSNDNRSDTLYGGVGNDSLIGASKDKLYGEAGDDRLFGYHADFVANPGDTIYMDGGDGNDYLYANHNADMYGGRGNDTITGGTSVYIDGGEGNDLLDGDESTIYGGKGNDTITGNYSSLYGGDGNDVLSGSSWMEGGRGNDTLTGGDSDNYFVFTAPTDGIDTITNFSADKGDQIIISASGFGGGLVVGELIPGQFQFGTSAKEADDHFIYDTSSGALYFDVDGIGTSKQTQLAILVGAPNLTSSSISIYS, from the coding sequence ATGGCAATAATCCAAGGAACTGCTAGAAATGATAATTTAAAAGGCACTTCAAAAAACGATCAAATTTACGGCTATGCAGGCAATGATACTTTAGATGGTGGTGCTGGAATTGATACTTTGATTGGTGGTACAGGCAACGATGTCTATATTGTGGACAGTCGTACAGATGTCATTATTGAGAACGCTAATGGTGGTTATAATACGGTACAGTCTTCTGTCAGCTATAGGCTAGGTTCTAATCTGGAGAAACTTGTATTAACTGGAAGTGGCAATATTGATGGCAGAGGTAACGAACTAAACAACCTCATTATCGGTAATCGTGGCAGAAATGTCCTTAATGGAGGTGCAGGCAACGATACGCTTGATGGTAGTAATGACAATCGCAGCGATACGCTTTACGGAGGAGTTGGTAACGACTCGCTGATTGGTGCTAGCAAGGATAAACTTTACGGCGAAGCTGGGGACGATCGCTTATTTGGGTATCATGCCGATTTTGTTGCAAACCCAGGCGACACAATTTACATGGATGGTGGTGACGGCAATGACTACCTCTATGCCAATCATAATGCTGATATGTACGGTGGTAGGGGTAATGACACAATCACAGGCGGTACTTCTGTTTACATCGATGGTGGTGAGGGGAATGATCTATTAGATGGTGATGAAAGTACAATCTACGGTGGCAAGGGTAACGACACCATAACAGGAAATTACAGTAGCCTCTATGGCGGGGATGGTAATGATGTTTTAAGTGGTAGTTCCTGGATGGAGGGTGGTCGGGGAAATGATACCCTAACTGGAGGAGATTCTGATAATTACTTTGTCTTCACTGCGCCAACTGATGGAATTGATACGATTACCAACTTCTCAGCAGATAAAGGCGATCAAATTATTATTTCTGCAAGTGGTTTTGGCGGTGGACTTGTAGTAGGAGAACTGATACCAGGACAGTTCCAATTTGGTACTTCTGCTAAAGAAGCCGACGATCACTTTATTTACGATACATCCTCTGGTGCGCTGTATTTTGATGTTGATGGTATAGGTACTAGCAAGCAAACGCAGTTAGCAATATTAGTCGGTGCCCCAAATCTAACATCTAGCAGTATTTCTATTTATAGCTAA
- a CDS encoding FecR domain-containing protein codes for MTLPIAKKASAETTLTRAVVQNIRNLVRLLPQNRTPRPARLADAIQPGDALSTGRSSLAELRFNDGSLARVGEQAVFRFIAKTRRFRLSNGTVLLLIPPGRGITGIQTPNAAAAIRGSALFVRYIPDTDTTIVGALTDSNIEVFNQSASQSEVLEAGQMAVIVNDRIEQLYEFDLNTFYETSDLVQQLNLNQPNTNPSVDPALSSVQAETAAAAASKQPVRGEGVVENPPFVQSPSNSARDTQQNQGSNTSTTPSPTVTPSPSTPRSTTNPANGGSNNNQQPPGNEGNDDTVSGDDATPATPPLESDTPITPPNRTTPPTTGGTSNNIQPPTTPPTSGGNTPPTTGETPTAPPSDAGNNTPPTDDTPIEQPVDNTPPTDDTPIEQPVDNTPPTDDTPIEQPIDNTPPTDDTPIEQPVDNTPPTDDTPIEQPVDNTPPTDDTPIEQPIDNTPPTDDTPIEQPVDNTPPTDDTPIEQPVDNTPPTDDTPIEQPVDNTPPTDDTPIEQPVDNTPPTDDTPIEQPVDNTPPEPVDNTPIEQPVDNTPPTDDTPIEQPVDNTPIEQPIDNTPIEQPGDNTPPEPGDNTPIEQPVDNTPLEPVDNTPIEQPVDNTPPTDDTPIEQPVDNTPLEPVDNTPIEQPGDNTPPEPGDNTPIEQPIDNTPIEQPVDNTPLEPVDNTPIEQPVDNTPPTDDTPIEQPIDNTPPTDDTPIEQPIDNTPIEQPVDNTPPTDDTLIEQPVDNTPSPIEELTPMELQQELELQSSIFLDRWQSFLPR; via the coding sequence ATGACGCTGCCAATAGCTAAGAAGGCTAGTGCTGAAACTACTTTGACACGAGCCGTCGTGCAAAACATACGTAACCTTGTGCGCCTGCTACCACAAAATCGCACACCACGCCCAGCACGATTGGCAGATGCAATTCAACCTGGAGATGCATTGTCTACAGGTCGTTCTTCGTTGGCAGAATTACGTTTCAATGATGGTTCCCTGGCAAGGGTTGGAGAACAAGCAGTATTCCGCTTCATCGCAAAAACGCGTAGATTTAGATTATCAAACGGAACAGTACTATTGCTCATTCCTCCAGGTAGAGGAATAACAGGTATCCAAACACCAAATGCAGCAGCTGCAATCAGAGGCTCAGCATTATTTGTACGCTACATACCCGATACTGACACAACAATTGTTGGAGCTTTAACAGATAGTAATATTGAAGTTTTCAACCAAAGTGCTTCTCAAAGCGAAGTTCTTGAAGCTGGGCAAATGGCAGTTATTGTTAATGACAGAATTGAGCAACTGTACGAGTTTGATCTTAATACTTTTTACGAAACAAGCGATCTAGTACAGCAACTGAATTTAAATCAACCAAACACTAACCCATCAGTTGATCCTGCATTATCTAGTGTTCAAGCAGAAACTGCTGCAGCTGCCGCTTCAAAGCAGCCAGTAAGAGGGGAAGGAGTAGTTGAAAATCCGCCATTTGTTCAGTCTCCCAGTAATTCAGCTAGAGACACTCAACAAAATCAAGGTAGCAATACTTCCACAACACCATCACCTACCGTTACTCCAAGTCCAAGCACTCCACGCAGTACAACTAATCCTGCAAATGGGGGTAGCAATAATAACCAACAGCCGCCTGGGAACGAAGGGAACGATGACACAGTTTCAGGAGATGATGCCACACCAGCAACACCACCGCTAGAAAGCGATACACCAATAACACCACCGAATCGTACTACTCCACCCACAACTGGTGGAACTTCTAATAATATTCAACCACCTACAACCCCACCCACAAGTGGAGGTAACACACCACCAACAACAGGGGAGACTCCTACTGCACCGCCAAGCGATGCGGGCAACAATACACCGCCAACAGATGACACACCGATAGAACAACCTGTTGACAACACGCCACCAACAGATGACACACCAATAGAACAACCTGTTGACAATACGCCACCAACAGATGACACACCGATAGAACAACCTATTGACAACACGCCGCCAACAGATGACACACCAATAGAACAACCTGTTGACAACACGCCGCCAACAGATGACACACCAATAGAACAACCTGTTGACAACACGCCACCAACAGATGACACACCGATAGAACAACCTATTGACAATACGCCACCAACAGATGACACACCGATAGAACAACCTGTTGACAACACGCCACCAACAGATGACACACCGATAGAACAACCTGTTGACAACACGCCACCAACAGATGACACACCGATAGAACAACCTGTTGACAATACGCCACCAACAGATGACACACCGATAGAACAACCTGTTGACAACACGCCACCAACAGATGACACACCGATAGAACAACCTGTTGACAATACGCCACCTGAACCTGTTGACAATACGCCAATAGAACAACCTGTTGACAACACGCCACCAACAGATGACACACCGATAGAACAACCTGTTGACAATACGCCAATAGAACAACCTATTGACAATACACCGATAGAACAACCTGGCGATAACACGCCACCTGAACCTGGTGACAATACGCCAATAGAACAACCTGTTGACAACACGCCACTTGAACCTGTTGACAATACACCGATAGAACAACCTGTTGACAACACGCCACCAACAGATGACACACCGATAGAACAACCTGTTGACAACACGCCACTTGAACCTGTTGACAATACACCGATAGAACAACCTGGCGATAACACGCCACCTGAACCTGGTGACAATACGCCAATAGAACAACCTATTGACAACACACCGATAGAACAACCTGTTGACAACACGCCACTTGAACCTGTTGACAATACGCCGATAGAACAACCTGTTGACAACACGCCACCAACAGATGACACACCGATAGAACAACCTATTGACAACACGCCACCAACAGATGACACACCGATAGAACAACCTATTGACAACACACCGATAGAACAGCCTGTTGACAACACGCCACCAACAGATGACACACTGATAGAACAACCTGTTGACAATACGCCATCTCCAATTGAAGAACTTACGCCAATGGAGCTACAACAAGAGTTAGAATTGCAATCATCTATTTTCTTAGATCGCTGGCAAAGCTTCTTGCCACGCTAG